A stretch of DNA from Granulicella pectinivorans:
TGGGATAGTAGAGGAAGTAGCCGGGAAACGACGGACACCAGTCCTTGAGGACCTGAACCAGCTTGCCCTCCGCGATCAGGCCCAGCAGGCCATTTTCCATCGCCGTTCCAATCCCCACACCCTCCAGCACGGCCTGGATGACGAGTTCCGGATCGTCGAACGAGACAGGCCCCTGCGGGCTCACCGTCAGCGCCCTGCTCCCTTTTTCAAACTCCCACCGGTACAGCCCGTTGCTGAAGCGAAATCCGATGCAGGCATGGTCTTTCAGATCCTGCGGATGCCGCGGAATGCTCTTCGCGGCGAAGTACTGCGGCGATCCGACCACGGCGAGGCGCATCTCCCGCGTCACCCGCACGGCGATCATGTCCCGCTGGATGAACTCGCCCAGTTGCACCCCGGCGTCGTACTCTCCGGCGACGAGGTCGACAGGATCGTTCGACGACGTCACTTCCAGGACAATCTCGGGATAGTTGCGCGTGAACTCGGCCAGTTTCGGCAGAATCACCACCTTCGACGCTGTGCGGGGGATGATGAGGCGGATGCGCCCGGAGGGAGCCTCTCTCTGCTTTCTGGTCTCCGCGACGGCGCGTTCAATCCGCTCCAGCGCCGGCGCAAGCTCCTGCAGCAGCGTCGTGCCCGCCGCGGTGGGGGAGACGCTGCGCGTCGTTCGTGCGAGCAACTGGAGTCCAAGCCTCTTCTCCAGGCCACGGATCGAATGGCTCAGCGCCGACTGCGAGATGCCCAGCCGCGCGGCGGCGCGTGTGAAGCTTCGCTCCTCCGCTACCATGGCGAACGCTGAAAGCTCTCCCAGGTCATTCTTCATGATTCATGAATTTTATGCATAACTGTTGGAAAAAGACACCCTCTAGTCTCATAGACGATCCAGTCCTAGACTTGAATCAGTCGAACCGTGCACGACCGACACAGGAGAACATCATGCAGAAGCGCACACTTGGAAAGAGCGGCCTCGAAGTCTCAGCACTCGGCCTGGGTTGCATGGGCTTGAGCTTCGGCCTTGGCCCCGCCACCGAAAAGTCGGAGGCCATCCGGCTGATCCGCGCCGCGGTCGAGCGCGGCGTCACCTTCTTCGACACCGCCGAGGTCTACGGCCCGTACCTCAATGAGGAGGTCGTGGGCGAAGCGCTCGCGCCCTTCCGCTCCAGCGTCGTCATCGCCACGAAGTTCGGCTTTGAGCCCGATGCCGGCAACGACGGCAAGTGGACCGCCACCAACAGCCGCCCCGACCATATCAAGCAGGTTGTGGAGGGATCGCTGAAGCGTCTCAGGACGGACACGATTGATCTGCTGTACCAGCATCGCGTCGACAAGAACACGCCCATCGAAGAGACGGCCGGGGCGGTGAAGGACCTCATCCAGGCCGGCAAGGTCAAGCACTTCGGCCTGTCCGAGGCCGGTGCAGCGACCATCCGACGCGCCCACGCGGTGCAGCCGGTCACCGCGCTGCAGAGCGAGTACTCGCTCTTCTGGCGCGAACCCGAAACCTCCGTGATGCCCACGCTCGAAGAACTCGGTATCGGCTTTGTTCCCTTCAGCCCTCTGGGCAAGGGCTTCCTCACCGGCAAGATCGATGCGTCCACCAAGTTCGACAGCACCGACTTCCGCGCGGTCGTGCCGCGCTTCACGGAGACAAACCGCAAGGCGAATCAGGCGCTCGTCGACGTGATCACGAAGTTCGCGGAGCAGAAGAAGGCCACGCCGGCGCAGGTCGCTCTTGGATGGCTGCTCGCCAAGAAGCCATGGATCGTGCCCATTCCGGGCACAACCAAGCTCTCGCGGCTGGAAGAGAACCTCGGCGGCGCGACTATCGAACTCACCGCGGACGATGTCAAGGCGCTCGAAGCAGTCTCCTCCGCCATTCAGGTGGAAGGCGAACGCTACCCCGCAACGCACGCGAAGCTGATCGACCGCTAGCGCGATTCCGTGGAGCCTTAAACGACCCATGGTGAGCCGCGCAGGCTCACCATGGGTCGTTGCTTTCGCAGGGCTACTTTGCCGTGGGTTCCGGAGTGGGGATGCGCGGCAGCATCTCCGCGCGGGTCGCGGCGTTGTAGGCAAACCAGGCCTCGAGCAGCGAGCTCTGCATCACGTCGGCCTTCTGCACGCGATCGTACAGATCCATGTTGGAGTGGTGGGTGCGTGAGCCGTACTCCAGCGGATCCTGCATGAAGCCAACGCCATCGAGGCCGATCCACGAGAAGCTGGTCGAGTCCGTACCGCCGGGCGCGAGCGTGGGTCCGGCGTTCAGGCCGGTCACCGCCACGATGCCCTGGTCCTTCACCGGTGCGATCCACGAACCGAAGATCGCGGCAAGCTGCTTGTTCCCCAGCGCCGAGACGCCACGGAACTTGCCTGAGCCGGAGTCGTCGTTGAAGTACACATCCAGCTTGTCGTACTCGGGGGTCTTCTTCATGGTGTCGCGCGGCGCGAAGTGCGATTGCACATAGGCCAGCGAACCGTAGAGACCTTCCTCCTCTCCACCCCACAGCGCAACGCGCACGGTGCGCGCCATCGGCTTGTGCAGCGCCGCCAGAATGCGGACGGCCTCCATCGCCACCGAGGAGCCGGTGCCGTTGTCGGTCGCGCCTGTGCCACCCTGCCAGCTATCGAAGTGGCCGCCCACCATCACGATCTCATCAGGCTTGCTTGTGCCGGGAATCTCGCCGATGACGTTGAAGCCCATCACATCGTCCTTCTGGTATTCGGTCTGGATGTCGAAGGTCAGCTTGGGCGTCGTGCCGTGCTGCAGAAGGCGGCAGATGCGGTTGTACTGCTCGGGCGTAATCGCCGCCATCGGAGGCCCAACCGGATCCTTGGGATCCTGCGATCCGCCGTAGGAGGCGAAGATGGTGCCGCCGTCGCCGTTGTAACCCGGCGTCAGCGCCACGGCCACGCCCTCTTCCTTCAGGAAGGCGTTGACCTCGTTGCGAAGAATGCGGCCGGTTGGCGCTGCTGTGGAGAGCGTCGAGGGAGTGTACTCGCCCGGCTTCGGCGCAGCGCCTGCACCTCTGCGGGCCCCGCCAAAGCCATTGCCGTTCACGCGTGCCTGGATCTCCTCATCGGTCAGGCGCTTGGCTTCGACTTCCGTGTGGAGCGACAGCTCGCGCGGGTCGAAGATCAGGACGATCTTGCCCTTCAGCTTGCCTTTGTACTTGGCGAAGTCGTCCTTCGAGTGCAGCGGAGCCAGCACCGCATCCGCCGTCACCGGCCCGTTGGTCCCGGGCGTCCATGCCAGCGGGAACCCGATCAGCGAGGCATACGCCGGGGTCTCGAGCGCGCCATAGAACTTCTTGATCTGCCATCCGTAGCCGAAGGGGCCCCACTTCTCCAGGTGGACGTTCTTGAGTCCCCACTCCTTCATCTGTTTCATGGCCCACTCGGCGGCGGCGCGGTGGTTGCGGCTGTTGTTCACGCGCGGACCATAGACCTCAGACAGGTAGTAAAGGTTCTCCATCGCCTGCGAGTGCTCAAGAGCCTCGCTCTTGATCTGCGCCAGGGCATCCAGAT
This window harbors:
- a CDS encoding LysR family transcriptional regulator; this translates as MKNDLGELSAFAMVAEERSFTRAAARLGISQSALSHSIRGLEKRLGLQLLARTTRSVSPTAAGTTLLQELAPALERIERAVAETRKQREAPSGRIRLIIPRTASKVVILPKLAEFTRNYPEIVLEVTSSNDPVDLVAGEYDAGVQLGEFIQRDMIAVRVTREMRLAVVGSPQYFAAKSIPRHPQDLKDHACIGFRFSNGLYRWEFEKGSRALTVSPQGPVSFDDPELVIQAVLEGVGIGTAMENGLLGLIAEGKLVQVLKDWCPSFPGYFLYYPSRRNQPAALAALIETLRLDQ
- a CDS encoding aldo/keto reductase, with protein sequence MQKRTLGKSGLEVSALGLGCMGLSFGLGPATEKSEAIRLIRAAVERGVTFFDTAEVYGPYLNEEVVGEALAPFRSSVVIATKFGFEPDAGNDGKWTATNSRPDHIKQVVEGSLKRLRTDTIDLLYQHRVDKNTPIEETAGAVKDLIQAGKVKHFGLSEAGAATIRRAHAVQPVTALQSEYSLFWREPETSVMPTLEELGIGFVPFSPLGKGFLTGKIDASTKFDSTDFRAVVPRFTETNRKANQALVDVITKFAEQKKATPAQVALGWLLAKKPWIVPIPGTTKLSRLEENLGGATIELTADDVKALEAVSSAIQVEGERYPATHAKLIDR
- a CDS encoding M28 family peptidase, whose product is MNLSRLRQVAASATCMALLLISTAPAQEQGGDKVDLDALAQIKSEALEHSQAMENLYYLSEVYGPRVNNSRNHRAAAEWAMKQMKEWGLKNVHLEKWGPFGYGWQIKKFYGALETPAYASLIGFPLAWTPGTNGPVTADAVLAPLHSKDDFAKYKGKLKGKIVLIFDPRELSLHTEVEAKRLTDEEIQARVNGNGFGGARRGAGAAPKPGEYTPSTLSTAAPTGRILRNEVNAFLKEEGVAVALTPGYNGDGGTIFASYGGSQDPKDPVGPPMAAITPEQYNRICRLLQHGTTPKLTFDIQTEYQKDDVMGFNVIGEIPGTSKPDEIVMVGGHFDSWQGGTGATDNGTGSSVAMEAVRILAALHKPMARTVRVALWGGEEEGLYGSLAYVQSHFAPRDTMKKTPEYDKLDVYFNDDSGSGKFRGVSALGNKQLAAIFGSWIAPVKDQGIVAVTGLNAGPTLAPGGTDSTSFSWIGLDGVGFMQDPLEYGSRTHHSNMDLYDRVQKADVMQSSLLEAWFAYNAATRAEMLPRIPTPEPTAK